Proteins encoded by one window of Bacillus solimangrovi:
- a CDS encoding DUF4177 domain-containing protein, whose translation MYEHKFVKVDLSKFKLIPDEDYHNIIYDYEKEGWELVQIFAPGIKTYGMPSFYELIFKRKKD comes from the coding sequence TTGTACGAACATAAATTTGTAAAAGTGGACTTATCGAAATTCAAACTTATCCCCGATGAAGATTACCATAATATTATTTATGACTATGAAAAAGAAGGATGGGAGTTAGTACAAATCTTTGCACCAGGCATTAAAACTTATGGTATGCCTTCATTTTATGAATTAATCTTTAAACGTAAAAAAGACTAA